Part of the Catalinimonas alkaloidigena genome is shown below.
TGGATACGATCAGTGCGATGACTACCAGGGCTGATAATAGAGAATATGAAGAGCTAAGGAAAGGAAGTTTGAAAAGGTAGAATCCGGTATCTTTCCCCAATATAGGATCACTTACACCTGTATCGACAGCATACCAGAATTTGAGAAATACCTCCCAGCTTGCGTAACCCCATACGCCACCGATAAAAGCGCCTATGGCTACGCCCAGCCATTTGATATAGCGGTTTTGGTAAGTGACCAGCCAGCACAGCAGCCATACGAGGCCGCCACAAATTAGCATGCTGATGAGTCCCATGCCCCACTGGGTGAGGGTAGCAATCCAGAAACGCTCCCCGAAACCTACTGCCTGAAACCACAGCAGCTCCCCCCAGAATGTCATCAGACTGGATAAGGAAGCAGTAAAAAGACCGAGGATTACGCCCATCCATACTTTGCCTTTTTGCTCTTTACGTACGCCCTGGTAGACAAAGAAAAATGATAATCCGGCAAGTATGATAAAGATTGCTGTATACATAGGTTATATTTATGTTTTGACTGTAATGTATAAAGTTCTGGGAAAAAAATTTGTTTACGCCTGTATGAAATGTGTAAGCAAACCAACCCACTGCTAATAGTTAATTTACTCATTTGATGAAAGTATGGAAAGGAAAGAAGTAGCTAGTCAGTAAAATGGCTTATTCTGATAGGGTAGGCAATTATATTACTTAGCTCAGATGGTAAATGAATAAAAATATCTTCCTGGTGTATTTATGCTTGCACGGCAAATCCCAGCCAGGCAAAAGGCGAACAAAAATAAGTTCTGGCTGCTTTGAGCTTATGGGCTGGAGTTTGGGTCTTGATTATGATGGGTTATCTAAATAATTCAAGTTGCTACCTATGAAAAGTAGGGTTATCATATGGCCGAGTATCATATTTTTGAGGTTACCACACTTCAAAACAGCGATACCTATGCTTAACAAAAATACTGTTGTAAAGCCTTTTAACGATCATGGCTCTCAGATCGATCAAATATGTTAAGTTATAAATAACAACTTAGATCAATTAATATTCATGGATTTAAGCCTCTCTAAGTCAGTTTTTTCTTCTGACAATCGATAGCATTCCTTTCTTGTGCGTTGGGGATTGATCACAAATATTTTGATAGCTTAGGTTCCATACATATACACCCGCAGCGCAACTTTCACCCCAACGGGCATTAGGATCTTGCGTTTGGAATACCAGCTTTCCCAGCCTGTTGAAAATAGAAAGCTCGTATTTGATGGTGTTATTCAACGGAATGCCAAAGGTATCATTGACTCCATCGCCATTAGGCGTAATTACATTGCCCATTTCTTCTATGACGGTGGGCTCGTGTATTTTAACGTACTTCTTTTCAGACTTCCAGTCACACAGCCCGTAGCGGATATTAAGTTCATAATATCCAGTCAATTCTATTAGTAGTTTGTTTTCATTTCCTATGGCAATAGGTATTTCACCTTCTTCACTGTAGTAGTTCCAGGTATATGTAAAGCCCTCCTGAAGCGGTGCTTCCAGCCAGAGTTCCTGTGCGCAGGCTTCTATCTCAGTGGCTTCCGGAGTCACAGCCAGCCCGTCTATTTCTTTTCTGATAAAGTATTGTTTGTCGGAAGCCCAGCTACACTGGACATAATAGATAGTGACTTCATAATAGCCAGTTTTGTCAGCCAGTACTTTATAGGCACTGCCTATAGTAGTTGCCTGGTCATCTTCTTCAGGATAGCATTTCCAGCTATAGCTATATTGTTCTCCCTGAGGTGCTTTGAACCACTGATCCTGATAACAGCTTTCTGTGTTGGCAGCTTCAGTTGTAATATTAAAGTCCTCAATTTCTTTCAGTATAGTAAAAGTTTCAGACGTCCACTCGCAGGAGTTAAAGTTGCTTAACAATTGATAGCTACCTGGTCTACTTATATGGTATTCTGCTCTGTCTATTTCCTGAAATTGTAGAAAGTCACCATAGCTGTTTTGCCAGTATAGGCGATAAGTATAGTTCTGATTAAAGTTGTCAATACTCAGTATGGGGGAGGGATCGCAGGCATATTGCTGAGCGGGAAGCTGTAAAACAGGAGCTTGAGGCCTACTTATTTCTATACTATCGGAATTTGGCCATGAGCATTGACTGTGTATACGTATCCAGTATTTTCCGGGCTGGTTAACCTGAATCTGAGAGGTGTCACTTTCTAATGCCTTAGGTTTGCTTGAGTCTTCCGCTAAATAAAACCATTGATAGTTAAGTGAGTCCATAGGGGCAATGGAAAGCGGGATATACTCTTCATTGCAAAGCCATAATTCTTTATCATGCTGAAACTCAATGTGGGGTTGAGGTAAAACTTTGACTGTTCTCAATTCCCTATAACTACAATCATGTGTTTGGTAAAGTAATTTGTATTCTCCTGCTCCTGCTTTTATCGGACTAAAAGTGCCTGATTGAGAATCAATAATACCTGCACCCTTCCATACCCCACCAGTTACATTTACTTCCAGGTATACCAGCGTATCCGTAGCACAATAAGTCTCAACGATAGAATTCTCGTTGATCGCCATCAATGCGGTAATGGGCGTATGATATACTGCGCCTCCCCAACTCCCATTTTCATGACTGTCAAGGGGAGCGCCTACAATTAAAGTATCATTTTCCATCAATAGGGATTGTCCATATAAATCCCCGAGAGTATTCATATCACCCTGTATCTTTGCCAACTCTATGAACTGGTTGAAACTGGAATCCAGTACCTGGAAGATATATACTGAGCCAGGCACTTCAGTGAAATTTGCTTTATCATAAACATAATTAACTACCGGAGCGCCAATGGCTAATTTATCTCCCATGAGAGCCATGGAAGTCCCAAAGCGTTCCTGTTCAAGTGGCTCCTTAGGCCGGATGACTTGGTGCTCGTAAGTTGTTTGCCAGCTTGAGTCAGTTTTCTGAAAAACATATACGATTCCCTTATTGTATTCATATCTTTCTCCAAAGCCACTGGCACCTATGAGTGCTAGATTGTGCTTCAAAATTACCGAATGTCCAAATCGGTGACCATTTGGAGGGGCATTAGGGATAAGTTTAGCGGTAGTTTCCCATAGGCCATTCTCGTTTTTCTCAATGATAAACCCTTCTCTATCAACGGCAAGTATAGTTTGCTTATGTATGTCTAATGATACTGCGAATTGTTTATCCAGAGGGTTCGAGTTGTGTAAAAGGTAAAACTGTTGATACTCCCACTTATGGTGGCTTTTCTCAAATATAAAAAGCGCGTTTTTAATAGCCATTTTAGGAAGATGTACCTGACCGGTGGTTACTAATAATGAGCCTTCAATTTTGATATTATCTCCAAAATTAGTTATTGTGAGTGAGTCAGGAAGACTAATTTTTTTTAATGATGACCAACTTTGCCAATCGCTTTCTTTTTTATAAAGCCTGATGGAGTTTTTATCTGTAGCATACAAGGTGTCATTTTGAAATTGAAAAGAATTTCCCAGACTTAAGGAACCTGAGTCCGCAAGAATTTCGTGTTCTTTTTGCCAGCCCATAGCATCTTTTCTATACACTTGCACCGATCCCGAGGAGAAGTAGCTTCGTTTATCCCGAGGCGCCCCTACGAATAAACGATCTTTCACTTTGAGTAAGGAGTGTCCAAAATAATCCTGGGAAGTAGAAAAATAAGTAGTAGTAACTTCACTTTTTTGGCTAAACATCCATTGATCTAATGGTTTAGGAATTACCCAAACAGCTCCTCCATTATGGATGCCCGTAGGATCATTTTCGTAGCCTATGGCTAAATTGCCGTTACTGTCCACATCCACCTTACTGGGTGAATAGCGAAAATACTTTTCGGTATACAGAAGCTGGGGAGCTTCTTGTGTAAGCACAGTGTTCTCAGGTGTCAAGCGAAAAGAATATGCTTTGATTTGGTCCTCAGTTTTGGCAATAAATAGTAATGTGGAATCATGAGCAATTAAATTATTGGCTAGAGGATAGGGAGATGTATTAGAGAGGTAAAAAGTAGTATCAGAAATAGTATCCTGCCAAATTGCTCGAGGTTTAAATTGAAAGATTTTAAGAGAATAGGGAACTTTGGACTGAACAAAAATATTCCCTTTCATGATTTTCACTCTGTAACCAAAATAAGGGTTCTGTTCTGTCAGTGAAGAAGAAGTCAGCGTTGCCTGGTGTTGCAAGTTAGTCCAGTTACTGCTGCTCATATCTTTATAAACAAAAACACGACCACGACCACTGTCAGAACCAGGAGCCCCAATTACTAGCAAGTCTTCGCTAACATCTAAACTTCGGCCAAAATCTCTAGCCCTGTAGGAAGGGTCATGTGGCGGATCCAGAGCTATATAGCTTATATTTCCAGTTTTCCAGTCAGAATCTGTAGAGTATAAGTACACTACGCCATTACGTGTATACAGATCAGTGATAAGCAATTCTTGTTGATTAGGGATTTCTTTGATAATGTGTCCAAATGAATTTTCTTGATTTGGAGAGCTTATTTTACGGTCTTCTGTACCACTGCTCCATTCACTTCCCTTCGCAAATATATATATATATGAGGTGTTTGAGGGGAACTTACGAATAAGTAATTCTCTGTAAGCTCTATACTTTGACCAAACCAGCCTTCATCAGTAGGGTCAGAAGGAAAAAAAGTAGCAATCTGCCTCCAGTTTTCTCCCTTACGTTGATAGAGCAATACCATTCCACCATTATAGCTAAGAGAGTCATGCAGATAGTCCCCAACTGCGAGATAGTCCCCATGAATAGAAACTGCGCCAGCAAATCTATTATTTAGAGAAATATGCTTATCAGGAATTATTTTGTCATGAACTGTTAGACATTGAGAGAAGGATGGAAAATTAAAAAACAAACAATTATTAGTAGGCAGGTCTTAACACGCATAAATTTACATTTATCAATAAATAAAATTAATAATATAAAATATCTAAAAAGTGATATTACATATATTTTTTACTGATAAATTTTAAAGCTTATTGCTTATCGTCTTCATGGAAGGATATTCAAGTAATTATTTGTTGGTAGGAAAGAGAATGACAAAGTGTCGGCAGCCTTACAAATATTATATGGATGGTATCGATTTAAGCTAATGAAATGTGTGAAATGTGAAGATCGGCTGAGAAATAAATGTTCAGCTACAATCTGAGACTGAAAGAAAAAGCCACTCACAATTTTGATCGTAAGTGGCTGATTTAAAGTGATCCCGCCAGGACTCGAACCTGGAACCTACTGCTTAGAAGGCAGTTTTTATTAATTTTACTATTCTAATACATATTTTCATGTATTATGTAAATAACTGATAATCAATGAATTTAATTTGCATAATTCGAATACTATTTTCCCTTGTTTTCCTGTATTAAGCTGAAATGTTGGTGAAAATGTTGGTGAAATTTTTATTACCTTTGTTTTAAAGAAAAATATATGGCGAAGGTAAAAGAAGTCACCGTAAAAATAGTAGCTCCAAAGTACCGGAAGAAGAGCGATGGAAAACTGCCCATTTATCTTAGGGTTGTTTATGACCGGGATAAAAAAGAATATTCCATCAAGTTGTCAACCACCGAGACTAATTTTGATAATGCTACTGGACGTTACAAAAAAGATAAAGAAGGTAACATCAAACTAAATGCTATCCAGACTAAGGCAGAGGCTATCATCAGTGAATTACAGAGTGAAGGTAAATTCTCTTTTTACCAATTTGAGGAAAAGCTATTTGGCAGAGAAACTAAGCACACCGTATATACCTATTTGCAAAGTATTGCTGATGCTTTTGAAGAAGAAGGAAGGTTAGGTACTGCCAGACCCTACAAAAACGTATTATCTGAACTTAAGAAATACACCAGAAACAGGAGTCTTAAGTTTGAAGATATAACAGTAGCCTTTCTGCAAAAATTTGAAAGATCATTAAAACTCAAAGGAGTAAAGCAAACCAGCATAAGTATCTACTTAAGATCGCTAAGAGCAGCTTACAATAGAGCCATCAGGGAAAAAATAGTAAAGCAGGATTTTTACCCTTTTAAAGAATTCAAAATCAGGAATGGTTCTTCACAAAAAATTGCGCTCTCAAAAAATGATATGTTACGAATCATCGACTATCCTGCTGAGCTAAATTCTGAACAGAAAGATTGTATTAATTTTTTCGCACTCTCTTATTATCTCAGAGGTATGAACTTTACAGATATGTGTAAGCTAAGGTGGGATACAAATTTCTTTGATGGAAGGTTAGTTTATGAACGACAGAAAACAGAAAGAAGCAATCAAAATCCTTCCAAGATTAGTATTGAAGTAAAAGATCATATTGCTAAAATCATTCAGGAGTATGCTGATAATGACCCTTACATTTTGCCTGTTTTAGCCCCAGGAATAACGCACAAAACAGAAAGGTATCGTATTCATGGGTGGTTAAAGAAAATTAATTGTCATATTCGTACTATCGCTGAGGAACTGCAAATCCCTGAGCATGAAAAGTTAACCTTCTATACCGCACGACATACCTATGCAACCGTACTAAAATTTAATGGAGTATCAGTTGAGCAAATTTCTGAAAGTCTTGGTCATTCAAGTATTAATACCACCAAGAATTATCTACGCTCATTCGGAGACGAGGTATTAGATAAAAACGATGATTATTTGACTTAGATACTGACAATAATATTTGCATTGATAAGCCAATTACATAAACTCCCATTTCTCAGGCTGCTTGCTTACTTGTTTCATCCAACGGTTATTTGAATCACAGGCAAGCAAGCGACCGTTTTTTGGATTTTCAAACAGGGCAACTATGACTGCTCCAGTATCGGTAAGACCTAGAAAATTTAAAGGAGAGGTAAAGATGGGAGTGTTAGCGATGATTTTTCCATCAATTGCGGTAATGATTTTATCCAGCTTATTCATGAGGGGAAGGTCATGGGCTAGATATTTTAAACCACTAACTGCTGCACTTCCTAAAGCAGATTCACCTACAGCCTTCAGATCAATAGTTTGCTGAGTAGGGCTTGCTAGAGAAGGAGTACTTTTGGGTAAAGTCTTCGACTTTTTCTTGGCATTGCATTTCTGGACTTTGCAGGAGGCACTGCAATACATATGGTTTTTACGCCTGGGCCAAAACTCTCCACCGCAGTATTTGCAATTTCTGGTAAATACGATTCTGCTACCATTGGTCTTATAGTGACGGTTGTCTTCCCCTTCCTGGATTTTTCTCAAGATTCCAGGAGTGATTTTTTCGCTGTAGTACATAAGTTTGAGCTTATTATTTTCTTCTCTTATTTCTTGAAAGAAGTTCTTCAGCTTCCTCTTCCAATTCAGTTTTTGACTTTTTTCTTCCTCTGAGAATAAATGCTTCTAAATCTGATTTTTTGCACAGTATCCTTTTAGGGGTGCCATACCGAGGAATCTCCTTATTAAAAATCCTCTTATAAAAAGTACTCATGGTATCACCTATAAAAGCAGCGGATTCGCTTGCGTTTAGATATTCCTTATCATCATCTTTCTTTTTAAGTGCGTGATTGGGCAAGGATTCTCTTATCGCCTTTTTGACAGATTGTTCAATGATAGGTGCAACTGCTTGTTGTAAATACCTTTGGATTAACATTTCAAAATCATTCATAATGATTATTATTTTTCCCAAAGGTGCAGCCGGGAGGTCGAAGAACAAGGGAGTTGAGGACTCCAATTCATGTGTAGTGACCTATTTTACACTCTTAATTAGATCGTCACCGATTTTCTTTAGCTTGTTTCCTACAATTAATTTATCAGTATCTTCAATATTATTCATATTATACCCTTCTTTGACCAAATCTTTACCATAGCCGGTAGTGACCTTGGTGATTCTGTAAATATCTTCTTTATCTAGATATCCATCTCCTAAAAAAATGCGGTTCTCCTGCAATTTCCGCTTTAGTAATCCTGATTGTTTAGCCGTTAAATCAGTAAGTCTATCATTATTTCTTCTTTGGATGGTCCTGAAGTTATATTGAGTTTTTTTCACAGTTGATCTTGGGGTTTTCTTTTCACCTATATTGAACTTTAACTTATTAAAAAATTCATGCATTTCAGCAAAATGAAATAAGTGAGCTAAGCGGTTGATTAATTCTTTCTTTAATGCTTGATTATGATATTTATTGAGAAGGGCTTCCTCTGAGTAATACTCCAATTGATATTGGAAATTGGTAGGAGTTAGTTTTATAACAGTAGGAGGTAATTGTGAGGATTTGAGATAAGAAGAAAAGTACTCAGCTTTCATCTCCTTCACGAGGCTTCTTCGTTCGTCTTCATTTAAATATTTAGACCTTGGCTTGAATTCCTCCTTAATTTTTTTCTTGGCCTTACTGACTCTATCATTTAGCGCAGCACGAACTTCCTTATATAGAGTTTGTTCTATTTTTTCTATCTCAGACATACCTTAAAGCATTAATATTAATTCATACTAATGCTTTAAGGGTACATTACAAAACATCAAGCTTAATAATTTTAAGAGATAAATACTGTTGCATTACCAATCCTTTGGTATTTTCACTACAAACATAGGGAAGTTCCTTTCCTCATCAGCAACAAAAAGAATTTTTTGCTTATCAGCCCATGTCATATCTAAATTGGTTTCTTAGATAATAAATTCATCAAAGTTCTATTTAGACCACTAAAATAGTTTATTAGAACTAAAGTTTACAATGATATTTACCTTTGATTATAGATTACTCTACAGAGTCATCTGTAGGAGAATATGGGTTTCTATTGAACCTGAATGCGACTGAAAAAAATGGATTTATTACATTCTGTGTGGTCGTAAGGTCACTGTCAGAAATTGGAGATGGAATTGTTGAATTATTATCCATGTAATCCTGAAATTTTGCTTTCAATTTTTCTTGCTGGTGCCCGGCAATACCAAATATGAAAGATAAATTCTGATTATAGGTAAGGTTAAATCCTAAAAAAAATGAAATTTCTTGAAAGTTACTCCCTATTCCTCCCGTTGGACCAAAACTAAAGTTTTTATTTTCTCTTTTGCTTGGTAGCCAGGTAAAGAATAATGATGGGATAAATAGTAAGTCGTTATTAGCGCTTTCTTTTATTTGGGTATTATTGGTTCCGATGTAATAATCGTACCTGGGGTAAAAAATATCCGAAATGGCACTTACTCCAAAACTCGTTCTCCAGTTTCCCTTGGGGCCGGTAGTAAATTTCCAGACCCAGGTTTCAGTAGTATTATTGTCAATAACAGTAACTTCAATGTATTGCCCGTTATCTACAGTATACACAAAATCACTTTCATTGACAGTTGTCGTAATAAGTTTATTTATTTTATCGCGGTCACAATTATTTTTAAGCTTCTCTAAATCTTTAACAATGTCTTCTACATTTTGGGGGTCCTGAGCTGTATTCAATTTTATTTCTAAACGTGCTAATTCATCACAAGGTGCAGTTTCTCCTGCCATACTAGGAATACTTTTTGCCTCTATGCTAATAGGGAGTACAGGTAAATTTTTCAGATTTATTGAAATAGCATAATTATTTCGGTAACTACCGTTGTTACGAGGAACCATATTGATTATTGAAACTTTATATTGACCCTCTGCTATGGACACAGTTTTATAATTTGACTCTGCAAGGTCAACTTTTTTAAGCTCTTGTGAGAAAGCTTTATCAGGGTAAAGACAACCTGCGAAAGTGAATAAAATTGAAGTCAGTATAATATTTTTCATGGAAAATATAATTTATGCGTTAGAAATATCATTTAACAATGAATGTGGAGCATCTACATTTGGTGATTATGTACCTATTTAAGAATCTTTTTTGGCTACTCATTACATCTATTTGTAATTGGTATGAGGTTCTTTAGAAGATAAAAAAAAACAGTCTGAAAGTGAAAGTGACAAACTCATGCATTATATAGCAGTATAGTTAATTTTTTAAAATAGTGCAGATTATTAAGTGATTTCAATACCCATAAATGAGTAAAAAACAGGTGCTGTTAGTAAAACAGCTACCTGTTTTCTATATACTATTTTTTTGGGCTCAGCAAGCGGGCATTGATATTTGATGTTTCAAACCTTCCCTCTGGAAGTGTTTCTCCTAATGTGAATTCCACTATACCAATGGATTGACCTGATGTAATAGTACCGCTGTATTGCCTTGTTTGACCAAGCGCTTGTACTAATACTGTGTAGTTGGTAGGGGATTCACCGCTGAAATGGACTACTTCTACCTGATAAAGCCCTTGCGGAGATTGCTGAGTGGGCCAGAAAATGTTCTCCGGGCCAAATCCATCCCTATCATCCACATCCAGCATGCCTCCGGTGCTACTGCTGGGATAGTTATAATAAATTCTTTCTCCATTAGGCTCTATCACATGTAAATCAATATCCGCTGTATTGTCCCAACTGAGGGTGATTTGAACGTCGCCTCCTCCATATTGCATGGTTTGCCGGGCCAGTTCAATATTATCTGCTTGTTCGTCCTGCAAGAGACGGGATACTAATTCAAGGTCTATACCTTCTGCTACCAGAATATTGGCACAGTCAATTACGGTTTCGCCAAAAGGAGGGCTTAGGGTATTGGTACAGCCTAGTTCGTCGGTAAATATGCCAAATGCAGGCGCACTAGTCTCAATACTGTTATCCGGAGCATTATACAAGGCTCCGTTAGCGGTCAGTACCAATGGCGACCGGCAATGAGCTATACCATTGACAGCAGCTGAGGGGATGCCCGCCGCAAGCATAGGTTCACCAAGCACACATCCGGCAATCTGTTGAACCGAGGCCGCTGCTGTGAGTAAAGATATAGATCTTGC
Proteins encoded:
- a CDS encoding gliding motility-associated C-terminal domain-containing protein; protein product: MLITDLYTRNGVVYLYSTDSDWKTGNISYIALDPPHDPSYRARDFGRSLDVSEDLLVIGAPGSDSGRGRVFVYKDMSSSNWTNLQHQATLTSSSLTEQNPYFGYRVKIMKGNIFVQSKVPYSLKIFQFKPRAIWQDTISDTTFYLSNTSPYPLANNLIAHDSTLLFIAKTEDQIKAYSFRLTPENTVLTQEAPQLLYTEKYFRYSPSKVDVDSNGNLAIGYENDPTGIHNGGAVWVIPKPLDQWMFSQKSEVTTTYFSTSQDYFGHSLLKVKDRLFVGAPRDKRSYFSSGSVQVYRKDAMGWQKEHEILADSGSLSLGNSFQFQNDTLYATDKNSIRLYKKESDWQSWSSLKKISLPDSLTITNFGDNIKIEGSLLVTTGQVHLPKMAIKNALFIFEKSHHKWEYQQFYLLHNSNPLDKQFAVSLDIHKQTILAVDREGFIIEKNENGLWETTAKLIPNAPPNGHRFGHSVILKHNLALIGASGFGERYEYNKGIVYVFQKTDSSWQTTYEHQVIRPKEPLEQERFGTSMALMGDKLAIGAPVVNYVYDKANFTEVPGSVYIFQVLDSSFNQFIELAKIQGDMNTLGDLYGQSLLMENDTLIVGAPLDSHENGSWGGAVYHTPITALMAINENSIVETYCATDTLVYLEVNVTGGVWKGAGIIDSQSGTFSPIKAGAGEYKLLYQTHDCSYRELRTVKVLPQPHIEFQHDKELWLCNEEYIPLSIAPMDSLNYQWFYLAEDSSKPKALESDTSQIQVNQPGKYWIRIHSQCSWPNSDSIEISRPQAPVLQLPAQQYACDPSPILSIDNFNQNYTYRLYWQNSYGDFLQFQEIDRAEYHISRPGSYQLLSNFNSCEWTSETFTILKEIEDFNITTEAANTESCYQDQWFKAPQGEQYSYSWKCYPEEDDQATTIGSAYKVLADKTGYYEVTIYYVQCSWASDKQYFIRKEIDGLAVTPEATEIEACAQELWLEAPLQEGFTYTWNYYSEEGEIPIAIGNENKLLIELTGYYELNIRYGLCDWKSEKKYVKIHEPTVIEEMGNVITPNGDGVNDTFGIPLNNTIKYELSIFNRLGKLVFQTQDPNARWGESCAAGVYVWNLSYQNICDQSPTHKKGMLSIVRRKN
- a CDS encoding site-specific integrase; translation: MAKVKEVTVKIVAPKYRKKSDGKLPIYLRVVYDRDKKEYSIKLSTTETNFDNATGRYKKDKEGNIKLNAIQTKAEAIISELQSEGKFSFYQFEEKLFGRETKHTVYTYLQSIADAFEEEGRLGTARPYKNVLSELKKYTRNRSLKFEDITVAFLQKFERSLKLKGVKQTSISIYLRSLRAAYNRAIREKIVKQDFYPFKEFKIRNGSSQKIALSKNDMLRIIDYPAELNSEQKDCINFFALSYYLRGMNFTDMCKLRWDTNFFDGRLVYERQKTERSNQNPSKISIEVKDHIAKIIQEYADNDPYILPVLAPGITHKTERYRIHGWLKKINCHIRTIAEELQIPEHEKLTFYTARHTYATVLKFNGVSVEQISESLGHSSINTTKNYLRSFGDEVLDKNDDYLT
- a CDS encoding IPT/TIG domain-containing protein; the encoded protein is MKNIIISSLLFVATTIFSSCEEIVDPPVPPVEDASIAITSISPEATYVKTMLDIQADVSFDTLSNYSVSIGGEPAEVLSTNSNTLSVKVPIELEHGDHAVTISYSGEDFSSPIQLSVLDHRELTVDGLAMALSSSEDYPIVAVNEEGEMLMPEIDPESNTVTGSIYINDNIQTYISTDENMLPDIMTTNGYVMLFDNYTETTFDVAVINPEGELMIHRELEASFENGQNARRASARSISLLTAAASVQQIAGCVLGEPMLAAGIPSAAVNGIAHCRSPLVLTANGALYNAPDNSIETSAPAFGIFTDELGCTNTLSPPFGETVIDCANILVAEGIDLELVSRLLQDEQADNIELARQTMQYGGGDVQITLSWDNTADIDLHVIEPNGERIYYNYPSSSTGGMLDVDDRDGFGPENIFWPTQQSPQGLYQVEVVHFSGESPTNYTVLVQALGQTRQYSGTITSGQSIGIVEFTLGETLPEGRFETSNINARLLSPKK